A single window of Streptomyces cathayae DNA harbors:
- a CDS encoding GNAT family N-acetyltransferase: MEQGPPYISPRTASDYWLYAHLFASSCPVALIDGEVAGAVMAFRSQEDPEEVYIQDVMTSPGHRRLGVAKTLLEHVRLRAVSWGCSRLYLTSEPENTGAQATWLSLGFHNVPGEMEVNGVSIHRDFKGPGKHRAVYQLLLS; this comes from the coding sequence ATGGAGCAGGGACCCCCTTACATCAGCCCCCGTACCGCGTCGGACTACTGGCTGTACGCGCACCTTTTCGCCTCCTCGTGCCCGGTCGCCCTGATCGACGGGGAAGTGGCCGGTGCGGTCATGGCGTTCCGCAGTCAGGAAGATCCCGAGGAGGTCTACATCCAGGACGTGATGACCAGTCCCGGCCACCGCAGGCTCGGCGTGGCGAAGACCCTGCTGGAACACGTACGGCTGCGAGCCGTCTCCTGGGGCTGCTCCCGTCTCTACTTGACGTCCGAACCCGAGAACACCGGCGCTCAGGCCACCTGGCTCTCGCTCGGTTTCCACAATGTGCCCGGAGAGATGGAAGTGAACGGCGTCTCGATCCACAGGGACTTCAAGGGTCCCGGCAAGCACCGGGCCGTCTACCAACTGCTGCTGTCCTGA
- a CDS encoding DUF397 domain-containing protein — translation MSTDQGIEQSSELAWFKSSYSGTSGGDCVEVAVGSDTVYVRDSKAVDGGPVLRVGQAEWTAFVALAAL, via the coding sequence ATGAGCACCGATCAGGGCATCGAGCAGTCCAGTGAACTCGCCTGGTTCAAGAGCAGCTACAGCGGAACGAGCGGCGGGGACTGCGTAGAGGTGGCCGTCGGCTCGGACACCGTGTATGTACGGGACTCGAAGGCCGTGGACGGCGGGCCCGTACTGCGGGTCGGCCAGGCCGAGTGGACCGCGTTCGTGGCGCTCGCGGCTCTGTAG